One Augochlora pura isolate Apur16 chromosome 10, APUR_v2.2.1, whole genome shotgun sequence DNA window includes the following coding sequences:
- the LOC144475985 gene encoding copper transport protein ATOX1 homolog, with protein sequence MALQVYEFHVEMECDGCSKAVRNVLSKKEGIDNIQIDLADKKLLVTTTLSSDEILNVIKPTGKACQFLGVKK encoded by the exons ATGGCATTACAG gTATACGAATTTCACGTAGAAATGGAATGCGATGGATGTTCTAAGGCTGTAAGAAACGTACTTTCTAAGAAAGAAG gTATTGATAATATACAGATTGATTTAGCAGACAAGAAACTACTGGTAACAACTACACTGTCTTCcgacgaaatattaaatgttattaaaccAACTGGAAAGGCATGTCAATTCTTGGGAgtaaaaaagtaa
- the Capr gene encoding caprin family member yields the protein MPSANPKLEKQASTETVEPIRQAVIVIEHKIRNLEKRKAKLESYKDLQKNGKELNTDQKTAVVKYDEVLQILENTRDLHKQIVGIAQDSVKHQKKMARKEANERMQQDIAKVREVLLIQDALMNMGTESVREDFLTGKDGTVKLTEEDLKYLDNLYNELSMKHQREEGEPTFLQQVQKVAEHFVLIVEGKQREVVGTTYNKLKEMITSINQCGYFDQVHETETAVEEVVEAIAETQVTDTPVQEQQVNEEYTSNERHIPPESMIPIPNFPVQVASLPVVSGTAPVSGPIPVVAQPIPPHPAAAPVETSYYTNATGFVPQPQQQQQQPQQQQSQQTQQQPPQAPRINDVIGTPNFFFLQESELDSPDVTSQAPIVSHIPAAVNAPIPSQTFTNQNFANSPVVAQQVIYQHQPPQDISHIPGFANPNPPPPIPMPPSHQQPNMQYSPQHPANYQPQQQQTSSQQIPQQTQSQNFEHQQESQQQPTEEKTDEIQDEVIAPESELEQTNEPVDWCQMTDPNDWNQTDQSQQPAQDSQQQQQQQTSQQAWGDQQRSGYRGRGGKRGNSNGYNARGRGSGYQQNGRSGQGTYYRNDSNYQNGYQQRSWGNNEGSGGYNSGYKRGGGGGPRGGLRGERGMDRGSRGQFRGQRGGNRGAYAPRGKPHTQQ from the exons ATGCCTTCTGCCAACCCTAAACTAGAAAAACAGGCCTCTACGGAGACCGTAGAACCTATACGCCAAGCGGTCATCGTTATCGAACATAAGATACGGAATCTTGAAAAGCGTAAG GCGAAGTTAGAATCATACAAGGACCTACAGAAAAATGGAAAGGAATTGAATACTGATCAAAAAACAGCCGTAGTCAAATATGACGAAGTATTACAAATATTGGAGAACACGAGAGATTTACACAAACAAATTGTTGGCATTGCTCAAGATTCGGTTAAGCACCAAAAAAAAATGGCAAGGAAGGAAGCGAATGAAAGAATGCAACAGGATATTGCAAAA GTGAGAGAAGTTCTTCTTATTCAAGATGCTTTGATGAACATGGGAACAGAATCTGTTAGAGAGGATTTCCTTACTGGGAAAGATGGTACTGTGAAATTAACAGAGGaggatttaaaatatttggatAATCTATATAATGAACTCTCAATGAAACATCAACGAGAAGAAGGTGAACCAACTTTTCTCCAACAAGTACAAAAAGTAGCAGAACATTTTGTGCTCATTGTTGAAGGGAAACAAAGAGAAGTTGTTGGAACAAcgtataacaaattaaaagaaatgatcACTTCCATCAACCAATGTGGCTATTTCGACCAAGTTCATGAAACTGAAACTGCCGTAGAAGAA GTTGTAGAAGCAATCGCAGAAACACAAGTAACAGATACTCCAGTACAAGAGCAACAAGTCAACGAAGAATATACTAGCAATGAGAGACACATTCCACCCGAGTCTATGATTCCTATTCCCAATTTTCCAGTACAAGTTGCTTCACTTCCTGTGGTTTCTGGTACAGCCCCAGTTTCTGGCCCTATTCCTGTAGTGGCACAACCCATTCCACCACATCCAGCTGCTGCACCAGTTGAAACATCATACTACACAAATGCTACAGGGTTTGTTCCTCAAccacaacaacaacagcagcagccaCAACAACAACAGTCTCAACAAACCCAACAACAACCACCACAAGCCCCTAGAATTAATGATGTTATAGGTACaccaaatttcttttttctgcaAGAATCTGAGCTTGATTCACCAGATGTAACGTCACAGGCACCTATTGTTTCACACATTCCTGCTGCTGTAAACGCACCAATTCCTTCACAAACATTTACAAATCAAAACTTTGCTAATTCACCGGTAGTAGCGCAACAAGTGATATACCAACATCAACCACCACAAGATATATCCCACATACCTGGTTTCGCCAATCCTAACCCACCTCCACCTATTCCAATGCCGCCATCTCATCAACAACCGAATATGCAATATAGTCCACAACATCCTGCAAATTATCAACCACAACAACAACAAACTTCTTCGCAACAAATACCGCAACAGACACAGTCACAGAACTTTGAACATCAGCAAGAGAGTCAACAACAACCTACCGag GAAAAGACAGATGAAATCCAAGACGAAGTGATAGCACCAGAATCGGAATTAGAACAAACAAATGAACCTGTAGATTGGTGTCAGATGACTGATCCTAACGATTGGAATCAGACAGATCAGTCACAACAGCCCGCACAAGATtcacagcaacaacaacagcaacaaacGTCTCAGCAAGCTTGGGGAGATCAACAACGCAGCGGATATAGAGGCAGGGGTGGAAAGAGAGGAAATTCTAATGGATATAATGCAAGGGGTAGGGGCAGCGGTTATCAACAAAATGGACGGAGTGGACAAG GAACATATTATCGTAACGATAGTAATTATCAAAACGGTTATCAACAACGTTCCTGGGGAAATAATGAAGGTAGCGGTGGTTATAATTCTGGCTATAAaaggggtggtggtggtggaccGAGAGGAGGTCTGCGAGGTGAACGTGGCATGGACAGAGGTAGCCGAGGACAGTTTCGCGGTCAAAGGGGAGGAAATCGTGGCGCGTATGCACCCCGTGGTAAACCCCACACGCAACAGTAA